Proteins from one Esox lucius isolate fEsoLuc1 chromosome 19, fEsoLuc1.pri, whole genome shotgun sequence genomic window:
- the yars2 gene encoding tyrosine--tRNA ligase, mitochondrial, which yields MAASIARYFTCASRHGSCIAFKNTVSYITSRYMFCRSVTAQSGLLFSLNKRGILKNSFPEKAAQEDLPQLLQSGLQTVYCGFDPTADSLHVGNLLAVIGLLHFRNAGHNVIALIGGATAQIGDPSGKTSARERLSSNVVEDNTRAIRESLQRIFTNHELIFHTSSKKLGTVTVLNNLAWYKDWNAVAFLSEVGRHFRMGTMLSRSSVQSRLKSAEGMTLTEFSYQLFQAYDFYHLYQNHSCKIQLGGTDQLGNLMSGHEFIHKVTGQEVYGLTIPLVTSTVGDKLGKTAGNAVWLNRDKTTPFELYQFFLRQPDSSVERYLKLFTFLPLAEVEKLMEQQRQEPGKRLAHKRLAAEITKLVHGKEGLESAKRCTHALYNSNVQALEQMTDEELQELFREAPFHELLMEPGTTVLDACRRAQAIPEGSKGYSMVSEGAVWINHSKTDSPEQILIPGQHILANGLSLLRVGKKNFHIVKWLNL from the exons ATGGCGGCGTCCATAGCCAGGTACTTCACTTGTGCATCGCGGCATGGTTCATGTATTGCTTTTAAAAATACAGTTTCATATATAACGTCACGATACATGTTTTGTCGCTCTGTTACAGCCCAAAGTGGacttcttttttctttaaataaacGAGGCATTTTAAAAAATTCATTTCCGGAAAAAGCAGCACAAGAAGACCTTCCTCAGCTACTGCAGTCTGGCTTGCAGACTGTATACTGCGGATTCGACCCCACAGCGGACAGCCTTCACGTTGGTAATTTACTTGCTGTCATCGGGCTACTGCATTTTCGAAATGCAGGACACAATGTCATCGCTCTTATCGGTGGTGCAACAGCTCAAATTGGGGACCCAAGTGGGAAGACCAGCGCGAGAGAGCGTCTATCCTCTAATGTAGTGGAGGACAATACGAGGGCTATTAGGGAGAGCTTGCAGCGAATCTTCACCAACCACGAACTAATTTTTCACACCAGTTCTAAAAAGCTTGGCACTGTAACGGTATTGAACAATTTAGCTTGGTACAAAGACTGGAATGCAGTTGCTTTTCTGTCAGAAGTTGGCAGACATTTCCGAATGGGGACCATGCTCAGCAGGTCAAGTGTCCAGTCTAGGTTGAAGAGTGCAGAGGGCATGACCCTGACTGAGTTCTCTTACCAGCTGTTCCAAGCCTATGACTTCTACCACCTGTACCAGAATCACAGCTGTAAGATCCAGCTGGGAGGGACAGACCAACTGGGCAACCTGATGTCTGGGCACGAGTTCATACACAA ggtgacaggacaggaggtgtaTGGGCTGACAATCCCGCTAGTGACCAGCACTGTGGGGGACAAGCTGGGGAAAACGGCCGGCAATGCAGTGTGGCTGAACAGGGACAAGACAACTCCTTTTGAGCTCTATCAGTTCTTCCTCAGGCAGCCTGACAGCAGTGTGGAAAG GTATCTAAAACTGTTCACCTTCCTACCCCTGGCTGAAGTGGAAAAGTTGATGGAGCAGCAGAGACAGGAGCCGGGCAAACGACTCGCACACAAACGACTTGCCGCGGAAATCACCAAACTGGTCCATGGCAAAGAGGGCCTGGAGAGCGCGAAAAG ATGCACACACGCCCTGTACAACAGTAACGTACAGGCCCTGGAGCAAATGACTGACGAAGAGCTGCAGGAGCTCTTCAGAGAGGCCCCCTTCCATGAGCTGCTGATGGAGCCCGGGACCACGGTACTGGACGCCTGCCGCAGGGCACAGGCCATCCCAGAGGGAAGCAAAGG CTATAGCATGGTATCAGAAGGAGCTGTGTGGATCAACCACAGTAAGACAGATAGCCCAGAGCAGATACTGATACCAGGCCAGCACATCCTGGCCAATGGATTGTCTCTCCTCAGAGTTGGTAAGAAGAACTTCCACATCGTCAAGTGGCTCAATCTGTGA
- the cdkn1bb gene encoding cyclin-dependent kinase inhibitor 1Bb has product MSNVRLSNGSPTLERTDARLSDHPKPTACRNLFGSVDHEELTRDLKGHLKEMEEAAAAKWNFDFSSHTPLLNGKYEWKKVDSKDIPTFYNTQQRSAKGIYPSGNNNVDLNGNHSCVLGTPRQPSENAERSETQFENKEQCTGQRKRPACHDPLSQNKRSHSSSDEVTCCPGLMRSVEHTPRKTSPRTQT; this is encoded by the exons atgtcaaatgttcGACTTTCAAATGGGAGCCCGACATTGGAAAGGACGGATGCTCGTTTGTCAGATCACCCCAAACCCACAGCCTGCAGGAACCTTTTTGGTTCGGTGGATCATGAAGAGTTAACGAGGGATTTAAAGGGACATTTGAAAGAGATGGAAGAGGCTGCTGCAGCGAAATGGAACTTCGATTTTTCAAGTCACACACCGCTATTGAACGGGAAATACGAATGGAAAAAAGTGGATTCTAAAGACATTCCAACTTTCTATAACACACAACAACGGTCGGCGAAGGGAATTTACCCTTCTGGGAATAACAATGTGGATCTCAATGGCAATCATAGTTGTGTGTTAGGAACTCCTCGGCAGCCATCTGAAAACGCAGAGAGGTCCGAGACCCAATTTGAGAATAAAGAGCAGTGCACCGGCCAGAGAAAAAGACCTGCCTGCCACG ACCCCTTGTCCCAAAATAAAAGGTCCCACAGCAGTTCGGATGAAGTTACTTGTTGCCCAGGCTTGATGCGTTCTGTAGAACACACACCCAGGAAAACCAGTCCCAGGACTCAAACGTGA